A window from Enterocloster bolteae encodes these proteins:
- a CDS encoding InlB B-repeat-containing protein encodes MSISGGTVTGGDGEGNRIIYNDNGSLPIPIRSGNYQFDGWFTAKAGGTKVTVDTVLTKDSTIYAHWTNTDGSGSMGGSGGSTGGPAAAVGGLKESLPKNHTGETEIINNVKVPSYVEEVIWKAMEDGRWRLGWVVIDGKYYYFHEKPNGTRGRMHPNTFTPNGYHVDEHGVWAPASNVPELLPPRAELLD; translated from the coding sequence ATGTCCATATCCGGCGGAACTGTCACCGGAGGAGACGGCGAGGGCAACCGCATCATTTATAATGATAACGGCAGTCTGCCAATCCCGATTCGTAGTGGAAATTATCAGTTTGACGGCTGGTTTACAGCGAAAGCAGGAGGCACAAAGGTAACTGTGGATACGGTACTCACAAAGGACAGTACCATTTATGCTCATTGGACGAATACAGATGGTTCTGGCAGTATGGGTGGATCTGGTGGAAGCACAGGAGGTCCGGCTGCCGCGGTCGGAGGACTGAAAGAAAGCCTGCCGAAAAATCATACAGGTGAGACGGAAATCATAAATAACGTCAAAGTCCCCAGCTATGTGGAAGAAGTAATCTGGAAAGCAATGGAGGACGGCAGATGGAGACTCGGCTGGGTTGTGATTGATGGAAAATACTATTATTTCCATGAAAAACCGAATGGAACGAGAGGAAGAATGCACCCGAATACCTTTACTCCGAATGGATACCATGTGGACGAACATGGAGTGTGGGCGCCAGCCTCAAACGTTCCAGAACTGTTACCGCCGCGTGCCGAACTACTGGATTGA
- a CDS encoding sensor histidine kinase, with protein sequence MIAYILTHLWVFMEMLFLDILADAFLIKKKSGSRSKRVFGLLFLTMVMSVSVTLFEDIVALKLFFDFLLVYAYLLYFYQTTLGEALSVYVINYSVIICIDFIGVSGYYYIFGTSENMPMFYLMCLMVKSTELGSGFLIRWFWKKGGNAAIRSEGIRALFPSFVIIAGAGIFASQFLMRTQTVPVEVTVLMAGMIGLNIFLVFNMLLAARVELEKNSLKDAARQTKMELLIYQNKQELYTKQGKRLHEYKNQLLTISDMLEQGLVSQTLQYTQGLTGEIGKALERIYTNHPVVDAILNMKRQEALNRGVNVNLMCGDLRDMILKEDEIIILLGNLLDNAIEAAEKCESEGMVLVRIVREKRQLVITVKNSYAGQLHLEDSRLMTSKLDEENHGYGLAAIQDIAGRYDGTFVVKAEGDYVKATVLIPDM encoded by the coding sequence ATGATTGCCTATATTTTGACGCATCTGTGGGTGTTTATGGAAATGCTTTTCCTGGATATTCTGGCCGATGCCTTTTTGATAAAAAAGAAATCGGGAAGCAGATCAAAACGTGTTTTTGGTCTGCTCTTTTTGACCATGGTTATGTCAGTCAGTGTGACGCTGTTTGAGGATATTGTGGCACTTAAGCTGTTTTTTGACTTTTTGCTTGTTTATGCCTATCTTTTATATTTTTATCAAACTACATTAGGGGAGGCGCTCTCCGTATATGTAATTAATTATTCGGTGATTATCTGTATTGATTTTATTGGTGTGTCCGGATATTACTATATTTTTGGAACTTCGGAAAATATGCCAATGTTTTACCTCATGTGCCTGATGGTAAAAAGTACGGAGCTTGGGAGCGGCTTTTTGATCCGATGGTTTTGGAAAAAAGGCGGGAATGCAGCCATACGTTCAGAGGGAATACGGGCATTGTTTCCGTCATTCGTAATCATTGCGGGGGCAGGAATCTTTGCATCACAGTTTCTGATGCGGACGCAGACTGTGCCTGTGGAGGTGACGGTTCTTATGGCTGGCATGATAGGACTCAATATTTTTCTGGTTTTTAATATGCTGTTGGCGGCAAGAGTGGAACTGGAGAAAAACAGTTTGAAGGACGCGGCCCGTCAAACAAAGATGGAACTTCTAATTTACCAAAATAAACAGGAGCTGTATACAAAACAGGGAAAACGCCTTCATGAGTATAAGAACCAGCTTTTGACAATCAGCGATATGCTGGAGCAGGGGCTGGTATCCCAGACGCTTCAATACACCCAGGGCCTGACTGGAGAGATTGGGAAAGCGCTGGAACGCATTTACACCAATCATCCGGTTGTTGATGCAATTTTGAATATGAAAAGGCAGGAAGCATTAAACAGAGGTGTAAACGTAAACCTCATGTGCGGGGATCTCCGGGATATGATATTAAAAGAAGATGAGATTATTATATTGCTGGGAAACCTGCTGGATAATGCCATAGAAGCGGCTGAAAAATGCGAGTCTGAAGGAATGGTCCTGGTCCGGATTGTCCGGGAAAAACGGCAGCTTGTGATAACCGTGAAAAACTCTTATGCCGGGCAGCTGCACCTGGAAGACAGCAGATTGATGACTTCAAAGCTGGATGAAGAAAACCATGGTTATGGGCTGGCGGCTATTCAGGATATTGCCGGGCGGTATGATGGGACCTTTGTAGTAAAGGCGGAGGGGGATTATGTGAAAGCGACTGTCTTGATACCGGATATGTGA
- a CDS encoding LytR/AlgR family response regulator transcription factor: protein MLNILICDDEKPFLDRLANKITVYLENREIPFQMAAFCSGEELLKHNEDRLFDIAFLDISMNAVSGMDAAEYLRDRNRKICIVFVTGYMDYVLEGYKVGAFRYLVKDSLEISFEECMEAVLKKFHIDTDEICLEFTDRKLYLKADEICLVESRGHKLLFLAVDGKHVIGTMNRKLTDVEGLLGGHGFLRVHQSYMVNMKYIVNIASYRLELEPDIILHVPRNRYPYVKREYAIYKGDSL from the coding sequence ATGTTGAATATTTTAATATGCGATGATGAGAAACCATTTTTAGACAGGCTGGCTAATAAAATTACCGTTTATTTAGAAAACAGAGAGATACCGTTTCAGATGGCTGCATTCTGTTCAGGGGAAGAGCTTCTTAAGCACAATGAAGATAGATTGTTTGATATTGCATTTCTGGATATCAGCATGAATGCGGTCAGTGGAATGGATGCAGCAGAGTATCTTAGAGACAGGAATCGGAAAATTTGCATTGTTTTTGTGACGGGTTATATGGACTATGTGCTGGAGGGCTACAAAGTCGGAGCGTTTCGCTATCTGGTGAAGGATTCCCTGGAGATTAGCTTTGAGGAATGTATGGAAGCGGTGCTGAAGAAATTTCATATAGATACGGATGAAATCTGTCTGGAATTTACTGATAGAAAGCTGTATCTGAAAGCAGATGAAATCTGTCTCGTGGAGAGCAGGGGGCATAAGCTTTTGTTTCTGGCAGTGGACGGCAAACATGTCATCGGAACCATGAACCGGAAGCTGACGGACGTGGAGGGCCTGCTTGGCGGACATGGGTTTCTGCGGGTTCATCAGAGTTATATGGTTAACATGAAATATATTGTAAACATCGCAAGCTACCGCCTGGAACTGGAGCCGGATATTATTCTGCACGTCCCTAGAAACAGGTATCCGTATGTAAAACGGGAGTATGCCATTTACAAAGGAGACAGCCTATGA
- a CDS encoding type II toxin-antitoxin system death-on-curing family toxin — MKRTEEQLDAKQILSVIEKYSLALDLLDAYDHQNMKRPEGGNTIYILSYQECRKVIDSMGYGESSDVFGNEKDDSFKGSIGAIYQTFAGQEVYPSLEEKAANLLYFITKNHSFSDGNKRIAAAIFLYFMDRNQALFLDGEKIISDHTLVALTIMIAESRPEEKEMMISVIMNCLK, encoded by the coding sequence ATGAAACGGACAGAAGAACAGTTGGATGCAAAACAGATTTTATCAGTGATTGAAAAATATAGCTTAGCTCTGGACTTGTTGGATGCATATGACCATCAAAATATGAAGAGGCCAGAAGGTGGGAATACTATTTATATACTCTCTTACCAAGAGTGTCGGAAAGTAATTGACAGTATGGGCTATGGAGAATCCAGTGATGTTTTCGGTAATGAGAAGGATGATTCTTTTAAGGGAAGTATTGGGGCGATTTACCAGACCTTTGCAGGCCAGGAAGTTTATCCGTCTTTGGAAGAAAAAGCAGCAAATTTGTTATACTTTATTACAAAAAATCATTCTTTTTCGGATGGGAATAAAAGGATTGCTGCTGCTATTTTCTTATATTTTATGGATAGAAATCAGGCGCTGTTTCTGGATGGTGAAAAGATAATTTCTGATCATACTTTGGTAGCTTTGACAATTATGATTGCGGAATCAAGGCCAGAGGAAAAAGAAATGATGATTAGTGTAATCATGAATTGTCTAAAGTGA
- a CDS encoding PDDEXK nuclease domain-containing protein: MEHQFYEQIKRILSEARNKVYQTANFAMVEAYWNIGKSIVEQQDGYEKAEYGSRLIAELSKQMTVDFGKGFTPTNLKYMRQFYLTFPNSHALRDELSWTHYRLLMRVENENAREFYTEEAIKSNWSTRQLERQINSFFYERLLSSQNKETVSEEIQKLEPAKVPEDIIRDPYVLEFLGLSPNDDFYESDLEEALITHLQKFLLELGRGFSFVARQKRITFDGRHFRIDLVFYNYILKCFVLIDLKIGDLTHQDLGQMQMYVHYYERELMNEGDNPPIGIVLCADKSESVVKYTLPENETQIFASKYKLYLPSEEELSQELQREYRALEYDKEKSK; this comes from the coding sequence ATGGAACATCAATTTTATGAACAAATTAAAAGAATTCTTTCTGAAGCCAGAAACAAAGTATATCAAACAGCAAACTTTGCAATGGTGGAAGCATACTGGAATATAGGGAAAAGTATCGTGGAACAGCAGGATGGCTATGAAAAAGCAGAATATGGAAGTAGATTAATAGCGGAATTATCCAAACAGATGACTGTAGATTTTGGTAAAGGTTTTACACCGACTAATCTTAAATACATGAGACAGTTTTATCTGACATTTCCAAATAGTCACGCACTGCGTGACGAATTGAGTTGGACACATTATCGCCTACTCATGCGCGTGGAAAATGAAAATGCCCGTGAATTCTATACAGAAGAAGCAATAAAATCGAATTGGAGCACACGGCAGTTGGAAAGGCAAATTAATTCTTTTTTTTATGAAAGGCTGTTATCCAGCCAAAATAAAGAAACGGTTTCAGAAGAAATCCAGAAATTGGAGCCTGCAAAAGTACCAGAGGATATTATCCGCGATCCATATGTATTAGAGTTTCTGGGATTAAGTCCGAATGATGATTTTTATGAGAGCGACCTTGAAGAAGCATTGATAACACATTTACAGAAATTCCTCTTAGAGTTGGGGCGAGGGTTTTCTTTTGTTGCAAGACAAAAGCGGATTACATTTGATGGACGCCATTTTCGAATAGATCTTGTCTTTTATAATTACATTCTGAAATGCTTTGTATTAATTGATTTAAAAATTGGAGATTTGACACATCAGGATTTGGGGCAAATGCAGATGTATGTCCATTATTACGAACGTGAATTGATGAATGAGGGGGATAATCCACCGATAGGAATTGTACTTTGTGCGGATAAAAGTGAATCTGTAGTAAAGTATACATTGCCAGAAAATGAAACACAGATTTTTGCGTCAAAGTATAAGCTATACCTTCCAAGCGAAGAAGAACTGTCACAGGAATTGCAAAGAGAGTATAGAGCATTGGAATATGATAAAGAAAAATCAAAATAA